Proteins found in one Gigantopelta aegis isolate Gae_Host chromosome 12, Gae_host_genome, whole genome shotgun sequence genomic segment:
- the LOC121386143 gene encoding lysine-rich arabinogalactan protein 19-like, with protein MEEVPAPAVSATVPLEDDELDEPDAAICVTPSNRPPTPSPTQAPPDISPTPPTTPVEAQARKEPVVKRRKANTPPSSTPPKPTRPSKPPQPRTEPDGGHCRPAVSNSVTSSW; from the coding sequence ATGGAAGAGGTTCCGGCCCCGGCTGTCTCGGCTACCGTCCCACTGGAAGACGACGAATTGGACGAGCCTGACGCAGCCATCTGTGTCACCCCGTCCAATCGGCCTCCGACACCTAGCCCTACTCAAGCGCCTCCGGACATATCGCCGACTCCACCGAcgacacccgttgaggcgcaggcccggaagGAGCCAGTCGTGAAGAGGAGGAAGGCGAACACTCCCCCGAGCTCAACACCACCCAAGCCAACTCGCCCCTCCAAACCGCCGCAGCCGAGGACAGAACCAGAtggtggtcactgcaggccggccgtCTCCAACAGCGTTACCAGCAGCTGGTGA